The DNA sequence TTAATAATTTCAATTCTTCTTCGCTTAAGTCTTGAGTAATTAACAATTGATCAGAAATTAAATGTTTCTGACATCTTTCTAAAATTTGTTTTTCCATCTCTTCCTGGTTGGTTAATTTTCTTTTCGATTCACTTAAACGGGCAATTCTGTTATCTATTACTTCTAAATCGCGAAGTAAGATTTCATAAATTAAACTTTCTGCTTGATAAAAAGGATCTGTACTTCCGGGAATCCTGCTATCATTAAAAACTCGAATAACTATTAACAGTGCATCAACATTTTGTATTTGACTAAAAACTTCCTGCTTTACTTTATCAGGCATATCAGATGAAATACCTGGTATATCAATTATTTCAATATTGGCATGAATTGTTTTTTTAGGTTGATATATTGAACTTAAGGCATCCACTCTCTCATCAGTCACTTTTACTACACCAATATTTTTTGCTTTATGGGAAGAGAATAATTCTGTTTCTTTATGTTGACTAGTTAAAAGGTTAAACATAGTGGTCTTCCCGGTTAAAGGCATTCCTAAAATACCTATATTCATGATTCACCTCACTGGATATCTTAAGAGCAAAGATAAATTTTAGATTAACTCTTTCCCGCAGGTAGCCATAGCTAAATTACCATATTTAACACCCTTCACTGCTTTCAGCTTATCGGTAAGCTGCTCTAAGGAACGGGCTTTACCATGTACAATAATTACTTCCAGGCAGTTATCATGATCTAAATGTATATGCTGTGTGGAAATAATCATGTGATGACAAGAATGTTGTAAGGTTGTTAATTTCTGAACTAATCCTCTTTTATGATGACTGTAAACCAGGGTAATAGTGCCAGCAACCTTTTCGTTTTTAATCCATTCTTTTTCCACCAGCTCTTCCCTGATTAAATCTCTAATTGCTTCAGATCGATTTTTATATTTTTGCTCTTTAAGATGAAGGTCAAATTTTCGTAATAGCTCATCTTCTAAAGAAATACTAAAACGAACTAAATGAGACATAAGGCAAATAATCCTTTTAAAGTGTTATTTCTTTATATAATAATAACACAACAGATTTCTACCAGCAAGCTTGGAGATTTTTTAAAAACACTACTTAGGGTATACTTTGTCTGATTTAAGGGAAACTCTCGTTTAATTTTAGAAAATAAAAGACCCTATATACCACAAATTAATTATATAGGGTCTTTTATTTTCTAAAATCTGTTTATTATTTCGTTTACCAAAATATTTCCATCAGAAATTAGCCAGACTGGTAAGAACATCATTTGCTTTTTTCTAATTTGATGCATCTTGGAGCAGTAATTTTCTTAGCATACCTCAATGCTTTTTTCTCACTGGAAAAAATGCGGTCTCCAATCAATATGGGTGGACAAATGATTTTACCATTATAGGTCTGGTAACCAAACTTAACCAGATATTCGCCCTGATTTTCTGAAATTTCACAATAGTCGTAACTATTCCTTTCAAGATTCATACCTTCCATACCTCTCATTTATCTACTAACACTTATAGATAAGTTGGGGCAATAACAATAGCCATGCTATATAGAGTATTCGAAGTTAGATTCAAATGCATAAACTGCTCATAAGAGATAGTATAATTCTTACCAATGGTTGGATCATTAGTTATTATTTCTCTTTTCTCAGCATCAAATCCAATAATTACACGGGCATGAGCCAAGGGATTGCTCTCTTTATATTTCTGAATAGCTATCAAAGGAATCTGATTGGATAAATACTCTTCAATCTCTTCCATGGTCAAGACAGTAAAAGAAGCTTCAAAACCTAAATCTTTGGCAAACTTAACCATTTTATAAATATCTCCCAATCCATCTGGTTTAATTATTTTCTGAGCTAATTCTTGTTGGCTAATGGTAAGTCCCAAAAAATCGAGAGTCATTGCAGCCGAAGCAGGTAGACACCAATTAACTCCGGCATATTTCTGATAAGGAACCTCCAGATAAATCGAGCTGGCTTTAGCCTTATATTCTTTTTCTGGGTCTATGCTACCATCCAGATAGTTTTCCTGATTAACAAGATCTGTTTCCGGTAAAACTCCACTACAGGATGTTAAAAAGAATACAGTTCCAATGATGATTAAAACTTTACTGATTTTCATTAACTTCGCCCAAACTCTCATTTTATACTCCTTTATAAGCAGTTGAAAGGCATCAAAGTTTGGGCAAAGATAAAAGGTGGCAGTCTGGCGACCATAGTCTTTTTTTGACTTTAGGCCCAAAACTTTGCGCCCTATTCTTTCGAATAGTTTGCCTTTTTCAACCTTAATTTTATTTTCTATATTTTTTCAAAAAGAAAAGAAGTCGGTAGCCTGGCAATCTTAACAGTCTCCTGCCTTAGATCCAGTGCTTTGCGCCCTATTCTTTCGAATAGTTTGCCTTTTTCAACCCCTAATTGACTTCTATTTAATTAATACTTGTATTAGCAATTATTAAATTAACAATGTTCTGTTTTATTCTACTATATATATTCCCTAAATCAAATTTTTTAGACAATATTTTAAAAAAAAATAAAAAATTTTATTTTTCCAATAATTTTGAAGGATAATCTATTTTATTTGATAACTTATCTTGATAACGCTCCAGGGCTAGTTGTATTAATTTATCTATCAATTCTCTAAAGCCAATTCCGCTTTTTTCCCATAATTTAGGATACATACTAGCCTGGGTAAAACCGGGAATGGTGTTAATCTCATTTAAATATATCTGATAAGAATTTTTTCTTTTCTGCACCAAAAAATCAACTCGGGCAAAACCAGCAGCATCAATGGCTAAAAAAGCGAGTTTAGAAATATCTTGAATCTGTTTGGCAATTTTATTTGGTATTCCAGCTGGAATAATTAATTGGGTATTTTCATCAATATACTTGGAATCATAATCATAATATTTACCTGCTGGTTTCACCTCTCCCACTACAGAAACTTCGGGTTCATCATTACCCAAGACACTACACTCCACCTCAATATTGTCTTCTACTCCTTCTTCTATGATAATTTTGCGGTCATAGGCTGTAGCTAAATTAATAGCAGAGGCTAATTCATCTCTTTTTTCCACCTTACTGATACCTACACTGGATCCTAAATTTGTTGGTTTAACAAAAAGAGGGAAGCATAGTTCCTTTTCAATTTCTGTTAATATTTTTTCTGGCTCAGAACTCCATCTCTTCCGTTTTATCATTATCCATCTGGTGTGAGGCAGACCTGCTTGCTGAAAAATCTTTTTCATTAACTCTTTATCCATTGATAAGGAAGAGGCAACTACGCCTGAACCCACATAGGGAATATCAATTAATTCTAATAAACCTTGAATAGTACCATCTTCACCATATGGTCCATGTAATACTGGAAAGATAACATCTAATTTTTCCAAAAAAGAATAGTTTATTTCATTATTCTTCTTGTTAATGATAATAAACTGATGCTCATCTGTTTTACTTTCCCAGCATATAATCTCTTTTCCTTCAATCCTTCCAGTCAGTAATGCACGACAGCTATCTT is a window from the Atribacterota bacterium genome containing:
- the ychF gene encoding redox-regulated ATPase YchF; this encodes MNIGILGMPLTGKTTMFNLLTSQHKETELFSSHKAKNIGVVKVTDERVDALSSIYQPKKTIHANIEIIDIPGISSDMPDKVKQEVFSQIQNVDALLIVIRVFNDSRIPGSTDPFYQAESLIYEILLRDLEVIDNRIARLSESKRKLTNQEEMEKQILERCQKHLISDQLLITQDLSEEELKLLSGFRFFTLKPVIFAINLDEKNINDNKFPNHEKFSQFIQDHQMASISVCGKLEMEINELSEEERKVFLEDLGFKETGIERLSRVLYEHLGLISFFTVGKDEVKAWTIYKGTTAIKAAGKIHSDIERGFIRAEVVRFLDFIQYKSMPKIKEKGLLKVEGKDYLIEDGDIVNFRFNV
- a CDS encoding D-alanine--D-alanine ligase, whose amino-acid sequence is MKQQKKIKVGILFGGKSGEHEVSFCSASSVIKAINPEKYKAIPIGITKNGYWLSPEDSCRALLTGRIEGKEIICWESKTDEHQFIIINKKNNEINYSFLEKLDVIFPVLHGPYGEDGTIQGLLELIDIPYVGSGVVASSLSMDKELMKKIFQQAGLPHTRWIMIKRKRWSSEPEKILTEIEKELCFPLFVKPTNLGSSVGISKVEKRDELASAINLATAYDRKIIIEEGVEDNIEVECSVLGNDEPEVSVVGEVKPAGKYYDYDSKYIDENTQLIIPAGIPNKIAKQIQDISKLAFLAIDAAGFARVDFLVQKRKNSYQIYLNEINTIPGFTQASMYPKLWEKSGIGFRELIDKLIQLALERYQDKLSNKIDYPSKLLEK
- a CDS encoding C39 family peptidase, whose translation is MRVWAKLMKISKVLIIIGTVFFLTSCSGVLPETDLVNQENYLDGSIDPEKEYKAKASSIYLEVPYQKYAGVNWCLPASAAMTLDFLGLTISQQELAQKIIKPDGLGDIYKMVKFAKDLGFEASFTVLTMEEIEEYLSNQIPLIAIQKYKESNPLAHARVIIGFDAEKREIITNDPTIGKNYTISYEQFMHLNLTSNTLYSMAIVIAPTYL
- the nikR gene encoding nickel-responsive transcriptional regulator NikR produces the protein MSHLVRFSISLEDELLRKFDLHLKEQKYKNRSEAIRDLIREELVEKEWIKNEKVAGTITLVYSHHKRGLVQKLTTLQHSCHHMIISTQHIHLDHDNCLEVIIVHGKARSLEQLTDKLKAVKGVKYGNLAMATCGKELI